The following coding sequences lie in one Nocardioides sambongensis genomic window:
- a CDS encoding fructosamine kinase family protein, giving the protein MARQPVIAERAEQLLGSAVIATSPIAGGDIATAVKLRLSNGRTALLKTLTPPLPGLFEREAAGLGWLGDVGDGVAVPEVLAVAEDCLVLDWVETVRPQAEAAAGFGRALARTHAAGAPGFGAYDGNPDGYIGRLPLNNQPAATWAEFYVTRRITPYLRVARDKGLVSPADAVVVERAVERVADVVPEESPARLHGDLWNGNVLWGAGGQVFAIDPAGYGGHREVDLAMLALFGLPQLPLVLEAYTETTPLADGWEERVGFHQLFPLLVHACLFGGQYGARAATLASRYL; this is encoded by the coding sequence GTGGCACGACAGCCTGTGATCGCCGAGCGCGCCGAGCAGCTCCTCGGCAGCGCGGTGATCGCGACCTCCCCGATCGCCGGCGGCGACATCGCCACCGCGGTCAAGCTGCGACTCTCCAACGGCCGCACCGCCCTGCTGAAGACCCTCACCCCTCCGCTGCCCGGCCTCTTCGAGCGGGAGGCGGCCGGGCTCGGCTGGCTCGGCGACGTCGGCGACGGCGTGGCGGTGCCCGAGGTGCTCGCGGTCGCCGAGGACTGCCTCGTCCTGGACTGGGTCGAGACCGTCCGGCCGCAGGCCGAGGCCGCCGCCGGCTTCGGACGCGCACTGGCCCGCACCCACGCGGCCGGCGCCCCCGGCTTCGGTGCGTACGACGGGAACCCGGACGGCTACATCGGCCGGCTGCCGCTGAACAACCAGCCCGCGGCGACCTGGGCGGAGTTCTACGTGACCCGGCGGATCACGCCGTACCTGCGCGTGGCGCGGGACAAGGGGCTGGTCTCGCCCGCGGACGCGGTGGTGGTGGAACGGGCGGTGGAGCGCGTGGCCGACGTCGTACCGGAGGAGTCTCCGGCGCGACTGCACGGCGACCTGTGGAACGGCAACGTGCTGTGGGGCGCGGGCGGTCAGGTCTTCGCCATCGACCCCGCCGGCTACGGCGGCCACCGCGAGGTCGACCTGGCGATGCTCGCGCTCTTCGGCCTGCCGCAGCTGCCGCTGGTGCTGGAGGCCTACACCGAGACGACCCCGCTGGCCGACGGATGGGAGGAGCGGGTCGGCTTCCACCAGCTCTTCCCGCTCCTGGTGCACGCCTGCCTCTTCGGCGGCCAGTACGGCGCCCGCGCGGCCACCCTGGCCAGCCGCTATCTCTGA